The sequence TGCTGCGCGAAAAGGTGCGCCATGCCCTGCTGGAAAAAAACGTGCTGCTGCGCGACCTGTACCACTTCCCCGTCCTGGATGCGGACGAAGTGGTCTCGACCCTGCTGGCCCAGGCAGAACGCCTGACCCCCTACCTCACCGATGTGTCCGCAGCCATCCAGAAGGCCCAGAATGCGGGGCAGGACATTCTTTTTGAAGGGGCACAGGGCATCCATCTGGATGTCGATCACGGGACCTATCCCTATGTGACCTCTTCCAATACCGTGGCCAGCTCCGCTGCGGCGGGCAGCGGCGTAGGCCCCCGCGCCCTGGATCGCATCCTGGGCATCGTCAAGGCCTATACCACCCGTGTCGGTTCCGGCCCCTTCCCCACGGAACTGGAAGACGATACCGGCAACTACCTGCGCACGCAGGGGCACGAATTCGGCGCCACCACGGGCCGGCCCCGTCGCTGCGGCTGGCTGGATACCGTGGTGCTGCGCGAAACCGTGCGCCTCAACAGCATGACCGACATGGCCCTGACCAAGCTGGACGTGCTGCGGGGGCTGCCCGCACTCCGCATCTGCGTGGCCTACGAGCTGGACGGCCAGCGCCTGGAATACATGCCGCAGATGGAAGGCGCCCTGGGCCGTGTCACCCCCATTTACGAGGAACTGCCCGGCTTTGACGAGGACATCAGCGACTGCACCAGCTACGATCAGCTCCCGCAGCCTGTGCGTGACTACATTACGCGCATTGAAGAACTGAGCGGCGTGCGCGTGTCCATTGTTTCCGTCGGGCCGGACCGCAAGGCCACCATGGTCCGCTAACCACGACAATCATGCCAAGGCCCGGCCAGCTGCCGGGCCTTTTTTGTTCACGGCCGGCGCCATGCCCCGCCGGCATCTCCCGGATAGCCCATGACCGCACCCACGCTCTTTGCCTCCCTGGCAGATGATGCCTTCCGGCATCTGCTGCTCGCGCTGAGCCGTCTGGGCCAGCGCCCGCCGCAGGTCCTGCTGCTGGAAGGCGGCACGGAAGAACAGCGGCTGGACATGGCCCGCTGGTGGGCCTGCCGCCTCAAATGTCCGCAGCCGCTGCCCCAGGGCACACCCTGCCTGCACTGCCCCACCTGCCTGCAAACCGGCACGGGCGAGCACCTGGACATGCTGGCCTACGACGGACGCATCAGCAACCGGGAAGACGAGGAAAACCCCGGCCTTGTACGGGCCTTCAATATGGAGCAGGTGCGCCTGCTCAAGAGCCGCCTGCGCGATGCTCCCCACGGGCCTGGTCCGCGCGTTGTCATCCTCATGGGCCTGTCCCTCACGCGGGACGAAGCGGCCAA is a genomic window of uncultured Desulfovibrio sp. containing:
- a CDS encoding adenylosuccinate synthase, whose protein sequence is MANTVIIGAQWGDEGKGKIVDMLSAESDLIVRFQGGNNAGHTIKVDGRETILHLIPSGILHENKVCLIGNGVVLDPEVFLTEVDALAAKGVDVSPARLGISPKTHLILPYHKAMDQAREAKRAGKKIGTTGRGIGPCYEDKVARIGVRAGDLAQPDLLREKVRHALLEKNVLLRDLYHFPVLDADEVVSTLLAQAERLTPYLTDVSAAIQKAQNAGQDILFEGAQGIHLDVDHGTYPYVTSSNTVASSAAAGSGVGPRALDRILGIVKAYTTRVGSGPFPTELEDDTGNYLRTQGHEFGATTGRPRRCGWLDTVVLRETVRLNSMTDMALTKLDVLRGLPALRICVAYELDGQRLEYMPQMEGALGRVTPIYEELPGFDEDISDCTSYDQLPQPVRDYITRIEELSGVRVSIVSVGPDRKATMVR